TCACTCCGTATGTAAGCATGCACAGTGTATTTATCtatctatttatttattttttttcttttcgtgCACCGCGTAGGTACCTGCTGCTGAGGGAAAAGAGCGACTGGCTCATTTCGTCCATTCTGAGTCTCTCCCACTCGGACATCAACTGCTTTAAGTACAACACGGTGGAGAAGCTCAGGTGAGGGATTGAGCAGCgcagggggaaaggaaaaaaaagaaggaaaaatggaaaatggaaaaatggaaaatggaaaaatggaaaatggaaaaatggaaaatggaaaatggaaaaatggaaaatggaaaaatggaaaaatggaaaaatggaaaaatggaaaaatggaaaatggaaaaatggaaaaatgcgaaaatgtgaaaatgcgaaaatgcaaaatgcggaaaggcaaaatgcgaaaatgcaaaatgcggaaaggcaaaatgcgaaaatgcaaaatgcgGAAAGGCAAAATTGCAGAGTGAAAAAATGCACTGAGAGGGGCCAGCCTTACGCGGCACGGCGCTCCATCGCTGCCCCGCCCCGCCTACATAATTTTGCCtgtccctcccccctcctccttaGGAAACGCCTCAAACTTAACAAAAGCGATAACGACGCCagcatttttatgataaacaAAATCCACCAGGCGTACAACAACATCACGACGATTATGTACGACTACATTCAGAACATCCAGCAGGGGATTCAGTAAGCGTTGGAGAGTAGCCCACTCGTAGTAACGCGGGGTAGGCGAGCAGAAGTTGGTTGGTCATGGTCACCAAtgggggaaggaggaggcGCCCGCCCCCCAAGTGCCACCCTCACCTGTACGTACAGCACATGCCAGATGCTGCTTTCACCCCATCagctttttcaaaattttccaaGTTAATTTTGGTACATCCGTacggtgttttttttttttttttttttttgttttatttgtctCTTAAAAAGGAACGCGTATGCGAAAGCAAAATTGGAACATAATGATAGGCATGTAAAGTGCGTGGCGTAAAGctgtagcaaaaaaaacaaatggacaCCCCCCCCAACAGGAACGTGCATACGCACAAAAACGTGCAAGGGGAGGAAAGagtcaaaattttaattactcacgtgcatatgtacacacaacgtatgaaaaaaaaatattgtacgCACCTTTGCATACACGTAATTAAAAGAAGAGGTTAATTGCCCCGGCAGAGGGAGAAtgccaaatggaaaaattgcaGCCCTCGCACACACCATGCGGGGAATCCACAAGCCATTATGCACCCTCTCAAAAGGTGGCAAATACagacaaaagggagaaaaaaaaaaaaaaaaaaaaaagttaaaccAAACTGAGTAAAGCGCAGCAGGGGGGATAGACGAAGTAAAAAGTGAGAtgatcaaaatgggaaagtaaaaatgaaacaaaaaagagaaaccGAGGGGGGACGCACCTGGATATGTAGGCATGAACGCACATAATATGCACACTTCGTGTGCGCTTCAACTGACAGGTGAGTCCCCCCGTTGGGTCGCCCCCACCACTGCGTACACGTTTGCACTGAGTTGTGTAAAAGGTTCTTCTCGGATAAGTGCACTGAAAAAAGCTCCATTAAAAAATGCGTAAAGGGGTCCACTAAACGGTTCATAAACGGGTCCGCTGAGCAggcccttcttcttcttccgctcCACAATTCTGCAGCGCCACTGCTTATATGCTGCCCGCACCCGTATGGCCCAGGTATCCCTTTTCTGGCCACCGCTTCACGTACCCTTCGTTCAGTCTATACATTAGAATAGTGCAGCtgaatttcttttcctttttttgctcggCTCCACGGAGCTTAAAACACCGCTCGGAATGCCTCTATACCCTTTCCAGTTGTGGAACCTTCCTCCCATCTGTATCGCATAGCACTAGCCAAACGGGTCACCAAGTGGACGCAAAAATGGTCCCTAATCGACACTATATTTAACCTACTGATGAGCCGTTTTCCCTGGACAGCTGCACAGAACCACCGTTGTATTTAAAGCTGCTCTGGTTGGTTAGGAGAAGTCCccgtttttcattttactttGACCGCTCCTCGCGCTTCCCTAATTTTGGTAGCTCTTGTTAAGGAGTTTATTGCTGGGGGGGCCGTGGCGGTGATAGTGGCGGTCGTGACGGTCGCGGTGGTCGTAGTGATCGCGGTGGTCGTAGTGATCGCGGTGATTGTGGTGGTTCTGGTGGTTGTGATGGCCGTAGTGGTCACCATGGTAGCCGCGATCGTATCCCCGATCGTAGCCCCGATCGTAGCCCCGATCGTAGCCGCTGTGGTGGCCGCCCTCCGCGTAGTCGTACCgcccttttttctctgcgTACCTTGTGTAGTTGCCGCCTTCCTGTTCGCCCGCTCTCCCTTCGAGTCGCTCCCGTTCctccctctcccttttgtaaCTGCCATTCGGGAACTCCTTCCTCTCCGCATCTTCCACATGGCTGCTGGTCCGGTTAAGAGAGCTTCGGTTGCTGTTGCGACTGGTCGTGTTGGTATGCTGATGCCTCTTTTCACAGTTAACGTTTTTAAACTGTTCGCCATCATGTCTCCTAAAAGTTTCTTCAACTCTTTCACTTCGCGGATTATATTTGTTCGCTCGGCTATCAAAGCGGTCCGATTTCCCACTCACGTCCTGCTTCTCATACAGACTGTTGTGCTTTTCAAACCGCCCATGGTGATCGTAGTCGTTGAAATGCCTCGTATACGTTTCGTGCCTGGGGGGGTTGCCGTTGTGCCCGGCGTAGCCCTTGTCCCTGCGGTCGTACATATCCGAGTGGTGCTTCGCGTAGAGGACGAATTTTCCAGCCCTCTCAAAGTGCTTCTCGCCGTGCTTATCGCCGTACCGGTCGATGTGCCTGCCGCTGTACCTGCCAGAGTACTTATCCCTCCACCAGGTGCTGTACTTGTCGCTGTGCCGGTCGCTATGCCGGTCGCTGTTCCGACCGCTCTGCCTGCCGTCGTACCAGCCGCTGTGCTTATCACTATACCTGCCGCTGTGCCCACCGCTGTGCTTATCACTATACCTGCCGCTGTGCCCGCCGCTGTGCCCGCCGCTATGCCCACCGCTCTGCCCACCGCTGTGCCCGCCGCTCTGCCCATCTCCATACCTGTCGACGGAGGGGGAGGGCGAAATTCGGCTGTCCCGGCCGTCCACACTTCGCCTCTCTTCGCTCTGCTCATAACCACCCTTTGCATAATGCCCCCTGCCGTTGTGCTGCCACGCTCCGGTATCATCTCTATCGTGCTTGTAGTCGTGTACCCTCGCTCTCTTGTTGTAACTCCTGGGGTCCCCTTCGCCGCGCTCGTGAGGGCGAACCCGTTCGTTTGCCTCTTCCAAAGAATCATTCTTGTTCGTCGCAGGTGATTCGTTGttatcctcctcctccttctgcatCCTTTTGGGTACCATCGATGTGTGCTCTTTCTTTTGGTCTCTTCTTTGCGTCTCTTCATCATAACGGTCGGCCATTCTGATGGGACTATACGAGGAATGCCTCACTTTGTGTAGACGGGCCGTCTCATCCCGGGGATGCACCACTTGCTCTCCCCCCTTGCTACTCGATCGGCTGTCACCTTTCAGCGGTTCGTCTAGTTTGCGCTTGCGATAAGTACCTTTCTCACGATGACCCGGATGATTACTTTCCTCCTGTCGTGTTACCCCTTCTGGGTGGCTCTTATTAGCCTCCTTATGGCACGACGTATCCGTTTCGacttcctcatttttcaaGTTGCCTCCACGAGGATCCTCTCCCGCCGCTGCTGTTGGTACCCCATTGGGGCTCTTCTGGGGACTCATTTCGCACTCTtcatcctcatcgtcatcatAAATGATTTTCTTCGCGCGAGACTTCCTACGGTGAAGAAGCTTCTCTGTTTGCAAAGGAATCCACAGAACACCCTCGGtgttgttttccccctttaggTTTTCCCTGTCTGGGGAGTGTCCCTTCTTATGGCTGCTTCGTTCGTCTGGGTCTTTTGAACGGCAATTCTGCtttgcctcttcttcttcttcttcttcttcttcttcttcctcactGTCCCTTTTGACAGCTGCTAATTTGTCCGTTGGGGGAGTGGTCTTCTCCTCTTTGTTATCCTTTTCATCTGGCCGCTCAATATGCTCGTCGGctgtcttcctccttttcgttgGCACGTTTGTTTCACTTTCTGGGGGGGAAGTTCCACCCAGGTTATCCTTGTCGCTatctaaatttttctttttcttcttcacactAACGGGGGGTCCCTCCACAGAATGAACTTTTTTGTGATGATCACCCGTTGTTTCGCTTTCCCCTTCCATCATATCACCGGAGGTTTTATTTTCTAGTAACTCAGCAGAACTGCTACCGTCCTCACGACCACAGTCGTTCCTCTGTACTTCTTTTGGTTCACCTTTATAATCGTTCTTGTCCTCATCTCGCCCTTTGGAAGATTCGACAGGGGCGCTCAAACAGTCTGGCtgttgctcctttttcaGGTCACTTGTTCGGTTTATTTGTCTCCTTTTATGATTGTTCTTCATCTTGCCAGCAGGGTCGCCCTCGTGCATGTCACCCTCGCTATGCGTGTCCCCCTGGTGGTTACTATGCGCCgccttttctccttcttcgtcAGAAGGGGGGCATTTGCCATCGTTGCTACCCCGAGAGTTTTCCTTCCCACTGGGGTTAATCTTCACCTCGTCTCCATTTTGGTCATCTATTTGCCCCTCCCTTTGCCCCTCCTTTTCCTGTTCGCCTCGTGCCGGCCCTCGCGCTGCCCTCACTGcggcctttttcttcttcccgcCTTTCTCCTTGGGGCTTCTTCCAAGGGGGGCATCCAGATCGCGCCTCTTCTCTGGATCATCTTCAGCTTCTCCCACAATAGCCACCGGTTCATTCGTCACAGCGTTGTTATCCTTCTCGGCTACTGAAGTTTCTTCGTCCATATTATTATGTGCATTAGGtggcaccatttttttgctcttctcaTTTGGCTTTTTCTCCTTGCTGCTTCGATCATTTCGAGGCGTTTCCCTACTGGTCGGGCTTCTCTCCGCGGGCACCCCTTTGCTCGTCTTTTTGTTCGCTTTGGGTTGGCTGGCGGGGCTGTCCTCTTTAACGCCTGGGTCGGTCCAGCCATTCGCTGTGTTCTCACCATCGCGGTGTTTAGGCGGCACATGGGACTCCCCCGGTTCGCATGCCTCCTCATTGCCATTCGCACCATTGCTGCCGCTGCTCACGGGGGGAGCGAGGTCCCCGGGGCGACTGCTTCGAGCTGCATCTTCAGTTTCGCCCAATGAGGGGAACCCACTCGGCGCGTCCTGCCGACAGGGCTTCTTGCCAAGTGGGGAGGACTGTTTGGCTTTCCTCGACCCCTTCTCTTCTTTTGCAGGCACTCCGACGGGGGGTCCCTCCTCCGGCGTTTTCTGCACggttggtttttttttcgccggGTGGTTGCTCAGGAGGTCTTTTCCGATTGGGTCTTCTCCGAGGAGGCCTCTGCCCGGGGGTGTCTCTCCCTCGGCGTAGTCCGTTAACTGCACACCGTCGAGGCCGCCTCCCGCGGCTTCTCCTGTAGCTTCTCCAGTGGATTCTCCCCCATCAGTCTCGTCATCCCCGCCGTTTTTGGGAGAACttctcttctcctttttctctttcttcttcttcttctccttctttttcacgTCGGCAGTGCTGCCTGTGCTGGGGGTGGCTACACTGTGCAGCTTGGCATTCACCGCGCTGGGGTCACTTCTCGTGTGAGGAGACCCCCCTTCCGTGGCATTACACTCGTCGTCCTTCTTCCCATCATTCTTATCCTCCTCGAGATGGGCGTaccttttaaatttatactTCAGCTGAGGTATCTGCAATTTGACGCTGTCGTTGAAAAGGCCCACTTGCTCAATtagttttttataatcataattAAACACAGAGGTGGtaacttttttcattttgcttttttccgcACTTctcttttcattaaaattaatgttATGAGCGtagttaaaatatatattattgtttGCGGCTTGCTTCTGTATATCTTTGGCAAAATCGTCGTggctttttttgtattttgcGCTGCTGTTAATGTTGGTGGTACCTCCACCGTTGTGGTTTGCCACAATGCTAGTGACTCCCCCGTTGAGAGGGGAGCCATTACCTAAGTTACCAGTAATGTTACTCTCTTCAAAActgtaaaagaaaatgctattttcattaatttcgTCAACGTTATATGCGAGGGCTACTCCTTTAGAGTATATAATAACACGGTTGCTCAGGAtgtgcttcttcaaatttctGGCGTTCAATATGgtcgtttttatttgcccTCCTTCGGCGGACTCGCTGTGGGGTAGAGGCCCCCCGGGGTACGACCCGGACAGTGTGCTCCCCTTGGGGATGGCACCGGTCAGCAGGTTGCCTCTATTTCGAATGAGCTCCTTAATGATGTTCTTGTTTTCGTTGTAGTCCATGCTGAACGTGATGTACTCGTTGTGCTCGTCCTGCTTGCCGGGCCtctcctgcttctcctgcttctccGGTTTGTCCAGCTTCTCCAGCCTCTCCAACCtctcctgcttctcctgcttctcctgcttctccctgcTCTTCCGGTCCTTCTCCGGGCCCCTGTCCGCCGCTCTCCTCCTGGTGGAGGCGCTCACTGGCTGGCCTCCGCCGCCGCCCCCGACGACGCCCCCTACACCGCCCACCTCGTTGCTCTTCATCTTGGCATTTTTACCCTTACTGTCGGAGGTCCTCTTCCCCTGAGTGGCACACTTGGCAGTTTTCCTACTGTTGGCGTCCCTTCTGCCCTGGATGAAGGAACCCTTGAGGGCGCCTTTCTGCGCGCTCGCTTGGGCGTTCCTCTTCAGCTGCTTACTCTCATTCGGTGGGATGCTCGTTCCTGTGGGGATGTGCGGGAGGGTGGCATATCCCAGCCCCAGGTCAGCTTCACTGGGGTGGCTACGGTTGCTCTCCCCCATTTCTTCACTTCGGGGGATCTTCATCATCAGTTTGTCAAAGGAGTACGCATTGGGGAGGCTACTAAAGTAGCTGCTGCTAAGAAAGGAGGTATCACTCGGGGAAATGGACCCCTTAATGTCACgcccttcctcttcctcctcttcctcctccttatTGCCACTTCTTAAGCAAGCATAATCTCCTTGCGTGGCGTGgtcccttctccccctccggAGGTACTCCCCTATCTTCATATAGTCATCCGAAGTTAATTTGTTCATGTCGCTTTTGATGGAGGTATcgattttttcactttccaGTTTGGCGTAATAATTACTGAGGAAGATGTCCCTCATGGAGTGGTCCCCCCCACTGCCCATGGCATTCCTCTTCAGCAGGTAGTGACCACTGGCAACTTCCCCGCGACGCAAATCAAAGTAGTCCCCTGAGTTTATTCTGTTGTAGGAGCTGCTCTTCGGTATGCTCATGTTGCTACTGCTAATGGGAAGAAGGCTACGTTCACTTCTGTCCAGATGGAAGTAGGGCCTTTTCTCAAAATTGCTCAGCGATTTGCTCTTTAATATCCTCGGCAAATGGTTGTCACTGCTCCTTTGGTTTGGGTACATCTCCGGGTAGCCATTCGCCAAGTGGTCCATCTCGTATGAGTGTTGACTAGCTCTTTTATCCTCTCCTTCGAATGTGGTTGAGCTTCCCAAAAAGGCATTATTCGTCTTTACCCCACTTGGTAGGGACTTGAAATCTTCAAATGGTCTGCAGCTGGGGTCCATCCCACCCACTCGGTTGTGCATGTTCGCACTGGAGAGACGATAATTCTGCATGCCCTCCAATTCCTCCTCTTGTTTGCCACCCTTACTGTAACGAAGGTAGTGGGACACAACTGTTTCATCCTTCTCTCCATTAAGCTGGTTGGTCAGACTCACCGCATCGTAATGGCTGTCTCCTCTGTTGTTCTTCGCCCGGTTGTGATGGAAGCGGTTAATTTGGgggattttttccccctcgaaattgctccccatttgtgcatccTCATTTGGGTTGGTGGCACTTCCCTTGGTTACACCTCCGCCGGTGTTACTATGCTGGTGGTTATCATCATAGTTCACCTCCACAGCGTCGCTGTCTGCTCCCCTCCTTCCGTACGTCCCATAGGGCCCCACCCCAAGGTCCACGCTGTTTCGGTTAATCACGGTCCCCTTGTACTTATCGCTCTGCAGCCTGCGCACCAGCATGTCGCACAGCTCGGCCTCATCGTTGGTGTCCTCCCGGGGGGGACCATCACCACGGCGATGTTCGAGGCGGGGTTCGAAGCGGTATTCGCAGCCGTTTTCACGATAATTGGTTTCTCCTCTGGCCTCCCCGCTTCCCTCATCATGACCGCCTAGGTACCCCCCCACGGCGGTGTTCAACTTCTCCAGGCGGTTAACACAATGAGTGTTCCTCGCGAGGGGCGAAAGGTATCCCGCGACCCTTTTCCCATAGGCAGCAGGTCGTGCCCCAGGGTAGGAGGATCTGTATTCACTTTTTATGCCTTCACAAGAAGGGCTATATCTCTGGGAGGAGTAATCTCCAGGGATGGTCCCTCCTCGGTGATTATCTTCACTCCTGTGATGCAGAAAGTGCCACTGTTTGGCCACTCCACCTGCGTAAGCGTATTCGCTATTCTTCCTCATGAAGtccctttttcgtttccttaTTTGGAGGACGCTGTCCGAAAGGTAGTTTCGCTCCCCGGGGTTGTCCGCGTTCGCCTCGGTGGGGGTGACTCCATTGGAGCGGTCCCCCACGTCAAGCGAGTTGCAcctcttcgtcttccccGGTTCTGAGCACAGGTCGGAGTAATGCGGCAAGTGGGCAGCTGGATGGGCACCGAAATGAGCACCGAAATGAGCCCCATAATGAGCACCCGAATGAACACCGATGCTGCCTCCGTTTTGATCCTCCAGGGGGGTCTCTGGAAAGACCTCCTCGTTGACTGTGCCGTCCCTCCCATTCCCCTGGTAGTCATATTTTGGCAAAGAGTGAAACATCTTAACAATATTGGCGTTGTTCAAGTAGTAGCTTAATTTCCCGTTGTTCAGCAAATGCCAGTATTTGCTAGCACCCTGTAGCAAGTCCATGGGGTTGCCCGCGGAGAGGTTCCCCGAGAAGCGGTTCCCCTCGAGGGAGCCATTTTCCTTCTCCACGAGGAAGCTACTGCTACTTTGCGGTTCTCTTTTATAagatttcccccttttcgaaCTCACTCGGGTGTCTCTATTATGCGACCCCGACGCTGCGCGCGGCAAGCCATTAAACAGTTGTTCCTTCGCTCCCTTCGCTTCCTTCCCTCCCTGCGTCTCGGCCCTTTTCCCAAAGCCCACTAGCATGTCACCACCGCTGGCGGAATTGTACTCTGCCCCGCTTGTTCCGAAAGGGGGAGAACCCACATCGAGACAGCTCAATGGCATATTATAACTGTCCTTAAGCATGGGGTTATAAAACTGGTCTGTCCTTAGAGCGTCCAGAAGTTCATGTTCGCCACTTAACCGGGCAGCACTGTCCCTTCCATTCGTCATATATTCGTTGAAGCGGTTACTATGGAAATGACCCAAATTGCTGCTTACCACATTTTCTACAAAAGAATCGTCTCCTTTGGCtgcctttttatttgccttacTCGGcaaggtgttttttttttctctcgtTTTGGTTACGTCACCATTGCTAATGATGAGGTTGTTCCCATTTCGgttctttttatttgcctttcctttccctgcttggttaattttttctgagAATTGCAGAGCACTCCCCTTTGTGGGATGATCCTTCTTGCTAGTCCGTTCGCTCAGTTGgttcttttcatttcgcttGCCCTTTTTGTCCACTTTTGGGGGGCCTTCCAGAAGGGGGAtgctttcctcctccacagCTACCCCCTGTTGTTGTGCTTGGTTGAAGCTGGGCTCTAATTCTGAGTTTAAATTTTCCTCAACGTatatttcctcctccacacTGCAGCTGTTGTATCTGCTCCAGAAGTTAAGCGAGCAATACCACTCGTCCGGCAGCAGGCTGATGTTGATGTGTGCGTCGACCTTTCGCCACTTTTTGCAGCTCTCACACTGGACCCAGTTAACTACATTGGCGGAGTTAGCGACGTTGGGCGAGTTGGCGGCATTGGGCGAGTTGGCGGCCTTGGCGGCGA
Above is a genomic segment from Plasmodium vivax chromosome 5, whole genome shotgun sequence containing:
- a CDS encoding CW-type zinc finger domain-containing protein (encoded by transcript PVX_090090A); this encodes MINNTKESTDLCTPEQDNWVQCDRCEKWRKLPAYIDMNNLPKIWYCNLNMDTRYNSCDVEEEVATNNSDLGKHFLAGHLNFAHVAANMERGLHADGAILAEGRSNGVTAIDPSARAHHMEEHFSVGEESFHPSSSHADVPKAYDEPNAFVIKGSHHSNAIRSSSNHVSSNHYSDGKFFSSLPEKEVPLHGKNIPPVALRNPGAFAFGSSEDVSGPDCEGKNAHMGSNDKRVDGHLGMHTIQVSTNTKEQREKEGTMLPKKPLKREEGEKGSGNPRGSNANRGVAPVPNHVNVNANVNGSYLKQAKGEDRQRPPGGKPGNGAPNVATKNGKKKNKDTNKGANKDTNKGANKDTNKGANKDTTKGTNKGTTKGTSKGANKNAYKNATTKRRKDLLARHKRSNSDGEVYESQRRREECPLHRMHASDTDMNAARKVNRYKNFKKNVGSGATPFYSFMHSIVNINLKYKVKKPSGKEKNKKRGEEDPPRGISTCEVKEKTEGIGGDGDENRANAPTDKKSAKKKKKKNGDTDQGAASSNVERKKTQKKKNDRANGQADGQPNGQPNGQANPQLKDDPHSAVNRNRGVPHEGGSLQNDNSEKANRRFIKGEEEAEERSHLHNGVLSHTNVPQNYMSVPSKSPDLGKNNTPKKEHHDAHFGSAPSNDQACYTFQAEPNNVVARDAGNSAGGVHPSSSGSQAVNGSNTPIAAKAANSPNAANSPNVANSANVVNWVQCESCKKWRKVDAHINISLLPDEWYCSLNFWSRYNSCSVEEEIYVEENLNSELEPSFNQAQQQGVAVEEESIPLLEGPPKVDKKGKRNEKNQLSERTSKKDHPTKGSALQFSEKINQAGKGKANKKNRNGNNLIISNGDVTKTREKKNTLPSKANKKAAKGDDSFVENVVSSNLGHFHSNRFNEYMTNGRDSAARLSGEHELLDALRTDQFYNPMLKDSYNMPLSCLDVGSPPFGTSGAEYNSASGGDMLVGFGKRAETQGGKEAKGAKEQLFNGLPRAASGSHNRDTRVSSKRGKSYKREPQSSSSFLVEKENGSLEGNRFSGNLSAGNPMDLLQGASKYWHLLNNGKLSYYLNNANIVKMFHSLPKYDYQGNGRDGTVNEEVFPETPLEDQNGGSIGVHSGAHYGAHFGAHFGAHPAAHLPHYSDLCSEPGKTKRCNSLDVGDRSNGVTPTEANADNPGERNYLSDSVLQIRKRKRDFMRKNSEYAYAGGVAKQWHFLHHRSEDNHRGGTIPGDYSSQRYSPSCEGIKSEYRSSYPGARPAAYGKRVAGYLSPLARNTHCVNRLEKLNTAVGGYLGGHDEGSGEARGETNYRENGCEYRFEPRLEHRRGDGPPREDTNDEAELCDMLVRRLQSDKYKGTVINRNSVDLGVGPYGTYGRRGADSDAVEVNYDDNHQHSNTGGGVTKGSATNPNEDAQMGSNFEGEKIPQINRFHHNRAKNNRGDSHYDAVSLTNQLNGEKDETVVSHYLRYSKGGKQEEELEGMQNYRLSSANMHNRVGGMDPSCRPFEDFKSLPSGVKTNNAFLGSSTTFEGEDKRASQHSYEMDHLANGYPEMYPNQRSSDNHLPRILKSKSLSNFEKRPYFHLDRSERSLLPISSSNMSIPKSSSYNRINSGDYFDLRRGEVASGHYLLKRNAMGSGGDHSMRDIFLSNYYAKLESEKIDTSIKSDMNKLTSDDYMKIGEYLRRGRRDHATQGDYACLRSGNKEEEEEEEEGRDIKGSISPSDTSFLSSSYFSSLPNAYSFDKLMMKIPRSEEMGESNRSHPSEADLGLGYATLPHIPTGTSIPPNESKQLKRNAQASAQKGALKGSFIQGRRDANSRKTAKCATQGKRTSDSKGKNAKMKSNEVGGVGGVVGGGGGGQPVSASTRRRAADRGPEKDRKSREKQEKQEKQERLERLEKLDKPEKQEKQERPGKQDEHNEYITFSMDYNENKNIIKELIRNRGNLLTGAIPKGSTLSGSYPGGPLPHSESAEGGQIKTTILNARNLKKHILSNRVIIYSKGVALAYNVDEINENSIFFYSFEESNITGNLGNGSPLNGGVTSIVANHNGGGTTNINSSAKYKKSHDDFAKDIQKQAANNNIYFNYAHNINFNEKRSAEKSKMKKVTTSVFNYDYKKLIEQVGLFNDSVKLQIPQLKYKFKRYAHLEEDKNDGKKDDECNATEGGSPHTRSDPSAVNAKLHSVATPSTGSTADVKKKEKKKKKEKKEKRSSPKNGGDDETDGGESTGEATGEAAGGGLDGVQLTDYAEGETPPGRGLLGEDPIGKDLLSNHPAKKKPTVQKTPEEGPPVGVPAKEEKGSRKAKQSSPLGKKPCRQDAPSGFPSLGETEDAARSSRPGDLAPPVSSGSNGANGNEEACEPGESHVPPKHRDGENTANGWTDPGVKEDSPASQPKANKKTSKGVPAERSPTSRETPRNDRSSKEKKPNEKSKKMVPPNAHNNMDEETSVAEKDNNAVTNEPVAIVGEAEDDPEKRRDLDAPLGRSPKEKGGKKKKAAVRAARGPARGEQEKEGQREGQIDDQNGDEVKINPSGKENSRGSNDGKCPPSDEEGEKAAHSNHQGDTHSEGDMHEGDPAGKMKNNHKRRQINRTSDLKKEQQPDCLSAPVESSKGRDEDKNDYKGEPKEVQRNDCGREDGSSSAELLENKTSGDMMEGESETTGDHHKKVHSVEGPPVSVKKKKKNLDSDKDNLGGTSPPESETNVPTKRRKTADEHIERPDEKDNKEEKTTPPTDKLAAVKRDSEEEEEEEEEEEEAKQNCRSKDPDERSSHKKGHSPDRENLKGENNTEGVLWIPLQTEKLLHRRKSRAKKIIYDDDEDEECEMSPQKSPNGVPTAAAGEDPRGGNLKNEEVETDTSCHKEANKSHPEGVTRQEESNHPGHREKGTYRKRKLDEPLKGDSRSSSKGGEQVVHPRDETARLHKVRHSSYSPIRMADRYDEETQRRDQKKEHTSMVPKRMQKEEEDNNESPATNKNDSLEEANERVRPHERGEGDPRSYNKRARVHDYKHDRDDTGAWQHNGRGHYAKGGYEQSEERRSVDGRDSRISPSPSVDRYGDGQSGGHSGGQSGGHSGGHSGGHSGRYSDKHSGGHSGRYSDKHSGWYDGRQSGRNSDRHSDRHSDKYSTWWRDKYSGRYSGRHIDRYGDKHGEKHFERAGKFVLYAKHHSDMYDRRDKGYAGHNGNPPRHETYTRHFNDYDHHGRFEKHNSLYEKQDVSGKSDRFDSRANKYNPRSERVEETFRRHDGEQFKNVNCEKRHQHTNTTSRNSNRSSLNRTSSHVEDAERKEFPNGSYKREREERERLEGRAGEQEGGNYTRYAEKKGRYDYAEGGHHSGYDRGYDRGYDRGYDRGYHGDHYGHHNHQNHHNHRDHYDHRDHYDHRDRHDRHYHRHGPPSNKLLNKSYQN